The Bacillaceae bacterium IKA-2 DNA window AGTTCTGCTTGTTTCTTCTGCTGAACTTCCTTTTGGGCATTCATGAAGGCAACACTATCGTTAATTTTTTCAACAAAATTGCTTAAATCAACAGTTATCATCTTTACGCTTAGCTGTTTCAACTCCAAAATCGTATACTCATAAAATGCTTGCTCAAATTGCGAGAAGCTCGTTTTAGTTTCTAGCTGTTCTTGTTTTCCTTGCAGGCCTTCTCTACTAGATAAATCGTAAAGGCGAGGTTGATCAATTTTATTTTTAACCAGTTGATCATAGACGTGTTTACGAACACCGTTTAATTCACCTTGACTTTCGGCAAGGTCGGCAGCATTAATGACAAAATACAATTTATCATGCGTAAAGCTTTCATTTACTTGTCCCATTTGCTCTAAAAAATATTGATCAGCCTTAGAAAAAGCATGGTTGTAATAAGTTAAATAAAAGATTGCATCAGAAGAGCGCATTTGCTTAAATGCTACATTTGTATGGCGACCGTGAATTGAATTGACACCCGGAGTATCAACTAAAACGATGCCTTTTTCGGTAATTGGTGAATCGTAATAAATCGTAACTTCTTCAATTAAACAGGCCTTCGTTTCATCGGCTACAAATCCCTGCAACTGGACGTGTTGAACTGTGAATTGACTTCCTAATTTCCAATCACTTATTTCAAAACTTGCTTTTATTGTTGCTAAATATTGAAGATATGTTTTTTGCCAGCTAGAAATAAATTCCTGTTTTTTGGGTTGCCAATTTTTGATGTTATCAATCGTTAAAGAAAGCTCAAGTTGATCACTAATAGCGATAATTTCATCATTTAAATTTTGTTTGGACTTTATTGTAACAACAGCGGTTCCGTGCGGATGAGCATTTGTTGATTTTTTAACAGTACTAACCGTTGCTGTTGTTGGATTCGGCGAAACAGGAAGGACATCACTCCCTAGTAAAGCGTTGGCAAAACTTGATTTACCAGCACTAAAGGCGCCGAATAATGAAACGATAAACTGCTGCTTTTGATAACGATTAATTCGTTCAAGGAGGTTATCTCTATCTTGGTTCAAGATTGACGTTTTTTGATTTTTTTGAAGTGCTTCTTTAACATTTACTAACCATCGGGCTGTATCCTCTTCCGAAAAATTTGCAGTAGTAGCATTGTGTTCAGTGACGATATCGGTTGTAATAACGCTGTCAGACTCCAGCGTAACGTTTGTAAAGGCTTGACCAGCTACTACTGGATAAGCTCCTTGCATCGCCAAAATAATCCGTTGATTGTATTTTTCGTCGGCTGGAAACAAAGTTAATTTTTCAACGACTACTTTTAAAAGTCCATTAAAATCCGTTTCTACTTGTTCAATTTTTAACTGATAATATTCAATTTCTTGAAATGTTAGCAACTTTTCCGCTAATTTTTTTGCTTCTTGTTCAAAATATTGCTTCATACCAATGATTTGAATTTCTAGTAAAGCTTTTGCTTTTTGCCGAATTTCTTTAACGATCAGTTTCGTCATTTCTCCTGTAAACGTATAAACGTATTCTCGATTAGAATGGTCAGTTCGAACATGGTCTTTTAATAATTGCTTTGTAAGCTGCGATTCAAGCTGATTATAACCATCCTCAAACTGATCTTGATTTGTTAGTAATGTTCTGTCTACTTTTTGAAAAAAAACTTGAAAATGAAAAAGTAACTGTACTTTTACTTTGTCTTGAAGTTCTGCTAATAGTCGTTTTAAGCGGTCGTCTTGTTCAGCAGCTGTCTTGTTTTTTGTGAAAAAGAGGCCAACCTTAAAATCTGGCTGGATACTTTCAATCCAATCACGAGCTTTATCAGTCGTAAGCGCCGGAAAGAGCGTAACATTTCCAAACAGTTTTCCTAGCTCATTATCAAAATATTGCCAAAGTCCAGTTTGATAATTTTTCGCTTTTTGTAACTGTTCAGTAAGCTGCGCTTTTTCTGCTAACTGGCTCTGTTGAAAACCTTTTTCTTTTAGTTCTTCTATCAACTCATGAATCGCTTCCTGCTTTTCAGCCTCAAGGCGATTTTCGACAGCATGGTAAAAACCGCGCTCAAGTTGTTGCATAGAATCATTCATTAACTGGCTACTTTGAAATAACAGTGCTTTTAAATGTTGCTCTAAGAGCGGAAACTGATTTAAAGGATGTTCCTGTTTTTTCATCGAAGTAAAATACAAACCGATATAATGAATATCCCAAGTCCCGAAAACATCTTCGACTGACTTTTTAAAGATTGAAAAAGGTATTTCCGATTCATTATGTTTATCAATTTGATTGATAACAATATAAATCGGTTTTTTTTCACCTGATAATTGCTTTAAAAAATAAAGGTTTGTTTCCGATTGAACATGATTATAGTCCATAACATAAACGATCGCATCGGTTGTATAAAGCTGTTCCACGGTTACGCTTTCATGTGTTTCGTCTGTTGAATCTACTCCTGGAGTATCTAAAATGCAGCTATGTTCACCAAGAAATGGCAGTGGTGCTGTAATCGTCATTTTCGATATCTGATTGCCGTTCATACCCCATTCACGAACTTTATTCCAGGGTATTTCACCATTCCAAACTTGTTTTGCTTCATTTTTCGAATTGACAGTTAAGCCTTGTTCACCGTTTTTAATCTCAATGATATTAGCACTTGTCGGGATCGGACTAGTTGGTAATACTTCCGCTCCTAGTAATGTATTTAAAATCGTTGATTTTCCCGCTGAAAAGTGCCCACAAAACGCTATTTCAAAAAGCTGATTGTTTTTTTTATGTTGCAGTTTATTAATACGTAATTCTTCTTCTTGTGAATAAGGGAAGGTTTCCGCTTGTTCTGGTCGTTGTTTATCTATAATCATCATTTCCACCATCCTTACCAATCTACTAACTACTATAACGAATTTTTTTAAAAATGAGAAGGAAAATGAAAACAAGTATCTCTAATCGAAAGCGGATGAATGAATGAATGAAAGTTTTTGTGATTTAGTTGATATAATATTATTATTGTAACCTTGATTAGATTTCAAAACAAAAACACCATAGCTCTCAGTAAGCTATGATGTCTCTGTTGCCATAAACTATTATTAATTATTAAAATCCCTATACCTTCTGATCCGTTTCACAAACTTTCGAGGATTGATTGGACTTCGGTTGTCGGTTTTTGGCATGTGAAATTTTCGCAAAGATAATAAGTTGTTGCTCCTTCAATTTGCTCATAGCCCTTTGTAAACGGTGCGATCTTCTCTAATTTACTTTGATCATCCACAACAAGCGGGAAAATTTCCGGATAAAACTCTTCAGCTAACTTTTTCAGTAATTTATTTTTTTCCATTGCAGCATCATTTGTTAAAATAACAATTTCCTTTGTTTTCATTTGCGTCAAAAGGAACGCCTGAATAAAGTATGTGTAGCCACTAGGTTGAAGATCGATATCCTGACCAAATGCTTCAAACATACTTTGTACTTTATCTTCAAATTCCGACTCCCCTGTTAACCGAGCTAAACGAAGCAATTGTAACGCGGCGACACTATTCCCTGATGGAATCGCCCCGTCATAGAGCTCCTTCGGGCGAACAAGGAGGGTTTCATTATCATCTCCGTAAAAATAAAAACCAAATTCGTCTTTGTCCCAAAATAACTCAATCATATTCCGAGCTAACTTTTTCGCTTTTTCTAAATAAGCAATCTTTAAGCTGCTTTCATACAACTCAAGATAAGCCCAAAGGATATTTGCATAGTCCTCAATAAAAGCCGCTGTCTTCACTTCACCATCACGATAACGAACCATATAACGACCTTCTACAACTAGATTTTCTTCAATAAAAGCCATCGCTTGCTCGGCTTTTTCTAAGTAGATTGGCTGATTCAGTGCTCGCGCTCCTTTTGCAAGCGCCGCAATCATCAAACCGTTCCATGAAGTTAATATTTTATCATCTTTATGAGGATGAATCCTTTTTTCACGGTGATCAAAGAGTTTTTTCCTGGCTACTTCCAGCTGCTCTCGTAATTCTTTTTCAGCTAAATTATGTTCACTTGCATACATCGTAATCGGAACTTTTATCAAATTAGGGATATTTTCACCTTCAAAATTACCTTGCTTTGTAACATCATAAACATTGCAATAAAGCGTACCTTGGTCTTTCCCTAGAACCTCAATAATTTCTTCAGGTCTCCAAACGTAAAACTTCCCTTCGACCCCTTCACTATCAGCATCTTCCGCAGAGTAAAAACCGCCTTTTGAATGATTCATATCTCTTAATACATACGTGAAAATTTCTGTTGCTACATCTTTATAGCGTTGGTTTTTCGTTACTTGATATGCTTCAATATAGGCTGTTGCCAGCAGGGCATTATCATATAACATTTTTTCGAAATGAGGCACGAGCCAAATTTCATCTACAGAGTACCTCGAAAAGCCAAGACCAATATGATCATATATGCCACCATTAGCCATTCCTGTTAACGTATACTCAACCATCTCCAACGCCCGCTCGTTACCAGTAAGCTTATAATAACGTAACAAAAACGTTAATACGTGTGGCGTTGGAAACTTAGGCGCCTGTCTAAACCCACCATTGACCTCATCAAATGTAGAATCCAATTGCTCAAAACATTTATGAAGCGTAGCAACTGATAACTTATTGTCACCTTGTTTTTTTCGACCATTTTGAAGTGCCTCAGTTATTTGGCTACCGACACTAGTGATCATTTCAGGATCTTGCTTAAACTTGTCATAAAGTTGGGTAATCACATCTTTAAATCCCGGTCTACCATACTTATTTTCCTTGGGGAAATAAGTCCCCACGTAAAATGGAACTTGATCAGCAGTTAAAAAAGCACTTAACGGCCAACCCCCTTGCCCTGTCATTGCTTGACAAACCGACATATAAATATGATCAATATCGGGACGCTCTTCCCTGTCCACTTTTATAGCAATAAATTTTTCATTTAATATTCTACCAACTTCTTCATCCTCAAACGATTCATGGGCCATGACGTGACACCAATGACAAGTGGAATAACCAATTGATAGGAACACTGGCTTCCCTTCTCGCCTTGCTTTCTCAAACGCCTCCGGCGACCACTCAAGCCAGTTGACCGGATTTTTTTCATGTTGCTTCAAATAAGGACTTTTCGATTGAACGAGCCAGTTGTACTCCGCTGATTGACGTTCTTCCTCTAAATAAGATTGCATATGGGTCCGCTCCCTTCGGTAAACTTCACCTACTAGTTTAGATAAATTTTTCACTACCTCTGCATTTTTATCATAATATTTCAGGTAAGTTTTTACAAAGATAGCGTACCCAACAACCTCAGTAAAAAAACAAAAAAAAGCACCCCTAAAAGGCGCGTGATTGGATTATTGGAAATAGAGATCATCAAATTTCTTTTTAGATTTGAATGAAATTCATTCATTTAAGAATTTTTTTTCGATAAAAAATGATTAATATTAATCTTTACTGTTAAAATCGAATGCCACTCTCAATTAGGAAAAAATTAAGACTTACAACCGCAATAGCTGCATGAAGCAAAACACTAATCCATGCTTTGTTAGAAGATTGTAAATCTTGAACTAACATCATGATGGACCAAATGAAAATAATTAGAAAAGCGATCTGTATTAATATACTTGGCAACATTGAACAACCTCCTCATCTTAGTTGATTGTATTAAGATGAAGGAGATATCATTCCTTAATTGGGATATTGCTTGGGGTTAAATCACTATTGTCTGCCTTCTTTATTATCGATCCTTCTATCTGCTCATGATGAAAGAAAATAATGCCGTATTCCCGCTATTTTTTCTGTCCTTACTTGCTTGTTGGCTTCTAAATAATCTAAATGTCCAACTACCTCTGACATGACTAGCGAAAATTGAGTTTCATAGGATTTTTTATAAAATTTCTCAGCAATTTCACTTCCAGTTGTAGCTCCAGATTTAATAAGAGAAAGGATTTTAAATGCCTTCCTTTCTATATTATTTAGTCTAGTTTCTATTAATTGTTTAGGCTCCTCGATCAATTTTCCATGGCCAGAAAATAGATATTTAACTGAGTAGGATAAACATTTTTTAAGTGATGTCATCTGTTCGAGTAACGAAGCGATTCGCTTTCCATTTTCATCAGGTTCGATAAGAGCATTACTAGAAATATGATCTATGAGCAAATCTCCAGCAAATAAAGATTTGCTGTCCTTATGAAAAAATGCAACTTGATCTGGCGAATGTCCTGGTACTTCAATGACGCTAAATGGATGAAGCCCTTTTGCTAAAGGAGTAATATTTGCATTTATTGCTAAATGTCTATTTTTCACAATTGAACTTTTTAAGTTATTGACTTGCTTTTCACCCGCTTCACCGCAACCCATTTCTTCATAGAAATTTCTAAAAAAGTTCACTCGTCTTTGTAAAAATTCGGGATCACGCTTTAAACGCGGAATTGCCTTTTCATGAGCGTAAACTGGTATAGGTACAAGTTCAACAATTCGATCAATTAAACCGACATGATCACTATGGTGGTGTGTTATGTAAATGCTTGTTAAATCACTTAGTTTAAATCCATGTGTATGAAGTGTATCGTTTAACAAATTCCAATTGTCCTCACTGTTTATTCCGGCATCAATTAAACATAAAGAATCATCAAATTTCACTAAATAATAATTAAAACTTTTTAAATTATGATGGGTAGGTAAAATAATCGGATATATCTGCAGATTTTTTAATTCTAGAGGCTCCATACAATCACTTCTTTCAAATAAGATCTTTTAGGTTTGTTTAATATCAAATTCATTCACTTTTTAATTATTTTCTTTTTTAATGTTTCGATAGCCGTGCTAATCGACATGTTAACTGCAATCCTAGCTGTTTCTTCAATAAAAATATCGTCACCACTTGCAGCTAAAAGAACGATGGCGATACCCATTTTTCTAATCACAAATAACTGACAGCTTTTTTGCTGAAATTTCGGATAATGATTCTTTAAGGTTTGTAAAACTTCTCTTCCTTCTACTAAACCTATATTGCCACTTTGAAGAAGTTCATCTAAAACATGGACATAAAGGATAAAATTAAATGGGTATTCCTTTACGTCACCAACATTTTCTATAAATATATTTAGCGAAGTTCGCGAAACAATGTTACGCTTTATTAACTCCACCTTCGATAACGTCAACTCCTCAGAATTACCAGAAAACACATTTGCCAATTCATCTAATGAAAGGCCGTTTTTCAAATTAATGATCTTATCGATCCTTTCTAAGATTTTACCCTTCGGAAAAAAGGTTTCTTGACCCGTAAATGTCGCTTTCCGGACAAACCATTCTTCAGGAACTAATTTTTTTCTTTTCCAACGATATAACTGTCCGTATGAGATCCCTGTTTCTTTCAACAAATCTTTTTTCGAAATTAAGTGTTCATCCACTTCCTCTACCTCCAGATCTTTATTCGCTTGCCATTAACGTAACATAACACTGTTTCTCTGTAAATGAAAGTAATAAGACCCTGAAGAGTTATGTTCTTATTTTTTTTTCTCTTTAATACTATTAAAGTAGAAAATCGATACTGTGAAGGAGGAAGAAAATGTACGACCGACAACATATCGAAAATAATTGTTTAAAGGTTTCTGGCGAAGGAACAATTTCCATATCGCCTAATCAAGTTAACATTACTATTGGGGCGATAACAGAAAAGAAGAGTTTACAAGAAGCTCAAAGAGAAAATGCAATAATTATTTCTAAGATAATAACAGCAATGGCACAACTAGGAATTCAAAGGAAAAA harbors:
- a CDS encoding dynamin family protein; amino-acid sequence: MMIIDKQRPEQAETFPYSQEEELRINKLQHKKNNQLFEIAFCGHFSAGKSTILNTLLGAEVLPTSPIPTSANIIEIKNGEQGLTVNSKNEAKQVWNGEIPWNKVREWGMNGNQISKMTITAPLPFLGEHSCILDTPGVDSTDETHESVTVEQLYTTDAIVYVMDYNHVQSETNLYFLKQLSGEKKPIYIVINQIDKHNESEIPFSIFKKSVEDVFGTWDIHYIGLYFTSMKKQEHPLNQFPLLEQHLKALLFQSSQLMNDSMQQLERGFYHAVENRLEAEKQEAIHELIEELKEKGFQQSQLAEKAQLTEQLQKAKNYQTGLWQYFDNELGKLFGNVTLFPALTTDKARDWIESIQPDFKVGLFFTKNKTAAEQDDRLKRLLAELQDKVKVQLLFHFQVFFQKVDRTLLTNQDQFEDGYNQLESQLTKQLLKDHVRTDHSNREYVYTFTGEMTKLIVKEIRQKAKALLEIQIIGMKQYFEQEAKKLAEKLLTFQEIEYYQLKIEQVETDFNGLLKVVVEKLTLFPADEKYNQRIILAMQGAYPVVAGQAFTNVTLESDSVITTDIVTEHNATTANFSEEDTARWLVNVKEALQKNQKTSILNQDRDNLLERINRYQKQQFIVSLFGAFSAGKSSFANALLGSDVLPVSPNPTTATVSTVKKSTNAHPHGTAVVTIKSKQNLNDEIIAISDQLELSLTIDNIKNWQPKKQEFISSWQKTYLQYLATIKASFEISDWKLGSQFTVQHVQLQGFVADETKACLIEEVTIYYDSPITEKGIVLVDTPGVNSIHGRHTNVAFKQMRSSDAIFYLTYYNHAFSKADQYFLEQMGQVNESFTHDKLYFVINAADLAESQGELNGVRKHVYDQLVKNKIDQPRLYDLSSREGLQGKQEQLETKTSFSQFEQAFYEYTILELKQLSVKMITVDLSNFVEKINDSVAFMNAQKEVQQKKQAELKIIVRNETARVNEVSLDYAVRDVFQEFDQLILFLRERMRFVLNDYFSTAINVAVLTGNTKNQLQEQLTVQIKEWRGLGEYFLKQELEATVIRIEEAIKARASKWLKDEGIILQKQLPFIFINHEIKIDPIDVPLQDLHLLIETDTYRSYMKSKKDFFEQGKAKKLKEVLVTDGVDQVNTVIEAIVKRYHFAFEQQFQLLDTSLKQRLVTAIESEVARFEALLDPLEKMALISEHEDLRRFIF
- a CDS encoding thioredoxin domain-containing protein, producing MQSYLEEERQSAEYNWLVQSKSPYLKQHEKNPVNWLEWSPEAFEKARREGKPVFLSIGYSTCHWCHVMAHESFEDEEVGRILNEKFIAIKVDREERPDIDHIYMSVCQAMTGQGGWPLSAFLTADQVPFYVGTYFPKENKYGRPGFKDVITQLYDKFKQDPEMITSVGSQITEALQNGRKKQGDNKLSVATLHKCFEQLDSTFDEVNGGFRQAPKFPTPHVLTFLLRYYKLTGNERALEMVEYTLTGMANGGIYDHIGLGFSRYSVDEIWLVPHFEKMLYDNALLATAYIEAYQVTKNQRYKDVATEIFTYVLRDMNHSKGGFYSAEDADSEGVEGKFYVWRPEEIIEVLGKDQGTLYCNVYDVTKQGNFEGENIPNLIKVPITMYASEHNLAEKELREQLEVARKKLFDHREKRIHPHKDDKILTSWNGLMIAALAKGARALNQPIYLEKAEQAMAFIEENLVVEGRYMVRYRDGEVKTAAFIEDYANILWAYLELYESSLKIAYLEKAKKLARNMIELFWDKDEFGFYFYGDDNETLLVRPKELYDGAIPSGNSVAALQLLRLARLTGESEFEDKVQSMFEAFGQDIDLQPSGYTYFIQAFLLTQMKTKEIVILTNDAAMEKNKLLKKLAEEFYPEIFPLVVDDQSKLEKIAPFTKGYEQIEGATTYYLCENFTCQKPTTEVQSILESL
- a CDS encoding MBL fold metallo-hydrolase, whose translation is MEPLELKNLQIYPIILPTHHNLKSFNYYLVKFDDSLCLIDAGINSEDNWNLLNDTLHTHGFKLSDLTSIYITHHHSDHVGLIDRIVELVPIPVYAHEKAIPRLKRDPEFLQRRVNFFRNFYEEMGCGEAGEKQVNNLKSSIVKNRHLAINANITPLAKGLHPFSVIEVPGHSPDQVAFFHKDSKSLFAGDLLIDHISSNALIEPDENGKRIASLLEQMTSLKKCLSYSVKYLFSGHGKLIEEPKQLIETRLNNIERKAFKILSLIKSGATTGSEIAEKFYKKSYETQFSLVMSEVVGHLDYLEANKQVRTEKIAGIRHYFLSS
- a CDS encoding YhbD family protein produces the protein MDEHLISKKDLLKETGISYGQLYRWKRKKLVPEEWFVRKATFTGQETFFPKGKILERIDKIINLKNGLSLDELANVFSGNSEELTLSKVELIKRNIVSRTSLNIFIENVGDVKEYPFNFILYVHVLDELLQSGNIGLVEGREVLQTLKNHYPKFQQKSCQLFVIRKMGIAIVLLAASGDDIFIEETARIAVNMSISTAIETLKKKIIKK